One window of Sphingomonas sp. KC8 genomic DNA carries:
- a CDS encoding flagellin N-terminal helical domain-containing protein gives MISSTRYHLSAEISRQQNLAAGIARAQADISNETRLQRPSDDPTAAARVAEIRRAQANETAWTRNIETASATATRADAALNTVATALDRARELMTGANSATYNANDRKAMAIELRGIADEIAELAMSKDSRGQLLFPDGPSLAVPIGAGVYVAPSLSKDGVFTNLQTAAGPKDLAQIMRDAADTIELTDPAARDAASTASLNEIVGAVATTTVARAEQGVRAARLDGAREAFASSGLVNSEERGTLENTNIPETVAKLQAKQLSLEAAQAVFTRINRQTLFDLLG, from the coding sequence ATGATCAGCAGCACCCGCTACCATTTGTCGGCCGAAATCTCGCGCCAGCAGAATCTCGCCGCCGGCATCGCCCGCGCGCAGGCCGATATTTCGAACGAAACGCGGCTCCAGCGCCCGTCCGACGATCCCACCGCCGCCGCGCGGGTCGCCGAAATCCGGCGCGCGCAGGCCAATGAAACCGCGTGGACCAGGAACATCGAAACCGCCTCGGCAACGGCCACGCGCGCGGATGCCGCGCTGAATACCGTCGCCACCGCGCTGGATCGCGCCCGCGAACTGATGACCGGGGCCAATAGCGCCACCTATAATGCCAATGATCGCAAGGCGATGGCAATCGAACTGCGCGGCATTGCGGATGAGATCGCAGAACTTGCCATGTCAAAGGATTCGCGCGGTCAGCTGCTCTTTCCGGATGGCCCGTCGCTTGCCGTCCCGATCGGCGCCGGCGTGTATGTCGCCCCGTCGCTGTCGAAGGACGGAGTGTTCACCAACCTGCAAACGGCGGCCGGGCCAAAGGATCTTGCGCAGATCATGCGCGACGCCGCCGATACCATCGAATTGACCGATCCCGCCGCCCGCGACGCCGCCAGCACCGCTTCGCTCAACGAGATTGTCGGCGCGGTCGCGACCACCACGGTCGCGCGGGCCGAACAGGGCGTGCGGGCTGCGCGCCTCGATGGTGCGCGCGAAGCCTTCGCCTCGTCCGGCCTCGTCAATTCCGAGGAACGCGGGACGCTGGAAAACACCAACATTCCGGAAACGGTAGCCAAGCTTCAGGCCAAGCAGCTTTCGCTCGAAGCCGCGCAGGCCGTTTTCACCCGGATCAACCGGCAGACGCTGTTCGATCTGCTCGGCTGA
- a CDS encoding flagellar motor protein MotB yields MASAAAKRGRNEPEPRPIIIVKKIVDGGHGGHHGGAWKVAYADFVTAMMAFFLLLWILGATTEKQRKGIADYFSPTLVEMRQKSAGANGPFGGDSVVAKDNYPHGATQTGSRSMTIPKDATGGAKEGAAAIRSRDRARFTALKKQLEARMKSDPKLARLAKHIRMVETREGLRIDLVDEADFAMFSLGTNALLPDARRLVGEVATVIEGVPNDVVVRGHTDALPYAAGRSVNNWTLSTARAEATRAALGDSGLSGDRFSRIEGVASREPYIPDNLYDPRNRRMSITLAWTAGGADEPAPAEPRVFDGPQSVELAQAR; encoded by the coding sequence GTGGCCAGCGCAGCCGCCAAGCGCGGCCGGAACGAGCCGGAACCCCGCCCGATCATCATCGTCAAGAAGATCGTCGATGGCGGCCATGGCGGCCATCATGGCGGCGCGTGGAAGGTGGCTTATGCCGATTTCGTGACGGCGATGATGGCCTTCTTCCTCTTGCTGTGGATTCTCGGCGCGACCACCGAAAAGCAGCGCAAGGGCATTGCCGACTATTTTTCGCCCACGCTGGTGGAAATGCGGCAGAAGAGCGCCGGCGCCAACGGCCCCTTCGGCGGCGATTCTGTCGTCGCAAAGGACAATTATCCCCACGGCGCCACCCAAACCGGTAGCCGTTCGATGACCATCCCCAAGGATGCGACCGGGGGTGCCAAGGAAGGCGCCGCCGCCATCCGCTCGCGCGATCGAGCCCGCTTCACCGCGCTCAAGAAGCAACTCGAAGCGCGGATGAAAAGCGATCCCAAGCTCGCCCGCCTGGCCAAGCATATCCGCATGGTCGAAACCCGCGAAGGGCTGCGCATCGATCTGGTGGACGAAGCCGATTTCGCGATGTTCTCGCTCGGCACCAACGCCCTGCTGCCCGATGCCCGCCGTCTTGTCGGCGAAGTCGCCACCGTGATCGAAGGCGTGCCCAACGACGTCGTCGTCCGCGGCCACACCGATGCGCTGCCTTATGCGGCCGGACGCAGCGTCAACAACTGGACCCTGTCCACCGCGCGCGCCGAAGCAACCCGCGCAGCCCTGGGTGATTCGGGCCTGTCCGGCGATCGCTTCTCGCGGATCGAAGGCGTCGCTTCACGCGAACCCTATATCCCCGACAATCTTTATGATCCGCGCAACCGCCGCATGTCGATCACGCTGGCATGGACCGCCGGCGGCGCGGACGAACCCGCGCCCGCCGAACCACGCGTGTTCGATGGGCCGCAATCGGTGGAACTGGCGCAAGCGCGCTGA
- the flgG gene encoding flagellar basal-body rod protein FlgG: protein MTNAALHVARTGLDAQNMRMRVIANNLANVNTTGFKRDRASFETLAYQALTAPGAPSSADNKYATGLSLGSGVQVKGTAKIDTQGTLQTTGGALDMAIEGGGFFQVEMPDGRTAYTRAGDFKLSSEGTIVTDDGMPLVPQIQIPEGAQSITIGTDGTVSAQIPGQTALQELGRIETARFTNPVGLESLGNNLLAETPASGAPQVGTAGLDGRGSIRQGSLEASNVNVVEELVDMIETQRAYEVNSKMIKATDEMLQYVNQQF, encoded by the coding sequence ATGACCAACGCCGCCCTCCACGTCGCCCGCACCGGGCTTGATGCCCAGAACATGCGGATGCGGGTGATCGCGAACAACCTCGCGAACGTGAACACCACCGGGTTCAAGCGCGATCGCGCCAGCTTCGAAACGCTGGCCTATCAGGCGCTCACCGCCCCTGGAGCACCTTCGTCGGCCGACAATAAATATGCCACCGGCCTGTCGCTCGGATCGGGCGTGCAGGTGAAGGGCACCGCCAAGATTGACACGCAGGGCACCTTGCAGACGACGGGCGGCGCGCTCGACATGGCGATCGAAGGGGGCGGCTTCTTTCAGGTGGAAATGCCCGACGGGCGCACCGCCTACACCCGCGCGGGCGATTTCAAACTGTCGAGCGAAGGCACGATCGTCACCGACGACGGGATGCCGCTGGTACCGCAGATCCAGATACCCGAAGGGGCGCAGTCGATCACGATCGGCACCGACGGCACGGTTTCGGCCCAGATCCCCGGCCAGACCGCGCTGCAGGAACTCGGCCGCATCGAAACCGCGCGCTTCACCAATCCGGTCGGCCTGGAATCGCTGGGCAACAACCTGCTTGCCGAAACGCCGGCCTCAGGCGCGCCGCAGGTCGGCACCGCAGGTCTCGATGGCCGCGGATCGATCCGCCAGGGTTCGCTCGAAGCATCGAACGTCAATGTCGTCGAGGAACTGGTCGACATGATCGAGACGCAACGCGCCTACGAGGTCAATTCCAAGATGATCAAGGCGACCGACGAAATGCTGCAATATGTCAACCAGCAGTTCTGA
- a CDS encoding flagellar basal body L-ring protein FlgH gives MRAALAFGIAAVALAMPAHAGLFGSKKPKPDFAPAYAPAPPPAPANGAIFQVSHGYAPLTSGARASMVGDVLTILLVERTQATKSTASNTDRSGSIGLTPPATGPLALFDPSDVTASGGAKFDGKGAASQSNALSGEISVTIAAVYPNGTYLVRGEKLLTLNRGDEMIRISGIVRAADISTDNRVLSTRVADARISYAGKGDVARASKPGWLSSFFSIISPF, from the coding sequence ATGCGCGCCGCACTCGCCTTTGGCATCGCCGCCGTCGCGCTGGCCATGCCCGCACATGCCGGGCTGTTCGGGTCCAAGAAGCCCAAGCCCGATTTCGCGCCGGCTTATGCCCCGGCGCCGCCGCCGGCACCCGCCAATGGCGCGATCTTCCAAGTGTCCCACGGCTATGCCCCGCTCACCAGCGGCGCGCGCGCCTCGATGGTCGGCGATGTGCTGACGATCCTGCTGGTCGAACGCACCCAGGCAACCAAGAGCACCGCGTCGAACACCGATCGTTCGGGCAGCATCGGGCTGACCCCGCCGGCCACCGGCCCGCTGGCGTTGTTCGACCCCAGCGACGTGACGGCCAGCGGCGGCGCAAAATTCGACGGCAAGGGGGCGGCCTCCCAGTCCAACGCACTGTCCGGCGAAATCAGCGTCACGATCGCAGCCGTCTATCCCAACGGCACCTATCTGGTGCGCGGCGAAAAGCTGCTGACACTCAATCGCGGGGACGAAATGATCCGCATTTCCGGCATCGTCCGTGCCGCCGACATCAGCACCGACAACCGCGTGCTATCCACCCGCGTAGCCGATGCCCGCATCAGCTACGCCGGCAAGGGCGATGTCGCGCGGGCCAGCAAGCCGGGCTGGCTCAGTTCCTTCTTCTCCATCATCAGCCCGTTCTGA
- a CDS encoding flagellar basal body P-ring protein FlgI — MIRFLLAFAALALLGAPAHAERIKDLGTFQGVRPNQLTGYGIVVGLAGTGDDSLEYATQAMKGVASRFGLNLPAGVNPQLKNAAAVMITAELPAFAKPGQRLDITVSALGKAKSLRGGTLLMSPLTGADGQIYAMAQGNLAVGGLGIDAQDGSKLTVNIPTSGRIPGGATVERAVDAGFASSPSLIFNLSEADLTTAGRVAAAINGVLGAGRARATDAVTIEINAIPGAEARTALMGQIENLPVDPADAPARVIVNARTGTVVINGAVRIAPAAVSHGKLTVRVEEDPTIVQPAPFSRGETALEPASTISVEEERKPMFDFRPGASLADIVKSVNAIGASPADLVAILEALKQAGAMKAELIVL, encoded by the coding sequence ATGATCCGCTTTCTCCTCGCCTTTGCCGCCCTCGCCCTCCTCGGCGCGCCCGCTCATGCGGAGCGGATCAAGGATCTCGGCACGTTCCAGGGTGTCCGCCCCAACCAGTTGACCGGCTACGGCATCGTCGTCGGCCTCGCCGGCACGGGCGATGACAGCCTGGAATATGCGACGCAGGCGATGAAGGGGGTGGCATCACGCTTCGGCCTCAACCTGCCCGCCGGGGTGAACCCGCAGTTGAAGAACGCGGCGGCGGTGATGATCACCGCCGAACTGCCCGCCTTCGCCAAGCCCGGCCAGCGGCTCGACATCACCGTATCGGCGCTCGGCAAGGCCAAATCGCTGCGCGGCGGCACCCTGCTGATGTCGCCCCTCACCGGCGCGGACGGCCAGATTTACGCGATGGCGCAGGGCAATCTCGCGGTCGGCGGCCTCGGCATCGATGCCCAGGACGGATCCAAACTCACCGTCAACATCCCGACATCGGGCCGCATTCCGGGTGGGGCGACGGTCGAACGCGCGGTCGACGCCGGCTTCGCCAGCAGCCCGTCGCTGATCTTCAACCTGTCCGAAGCCGATCTCACCACCGCCGGCCGCGTTGCGGCGGCGATCAACGGGGTGCTGGGCGCCGGCCGCGCACGCGCCACCGATGCGGTGACGATCGAAATCAACGCCATTCCCGGCGCCGAAGCGCGCACCGCGCTGATGGGCCAGATCGAAAACCTGCCCGTCGATCCGGCCGATGCCCCCGCGCGGGTCATCGTCAACGCCCGCACCGGCACGGTCGTCATCAACGGCGCGGTCCGCATCGCGCCCGCCGCCGTCAGCCATGGCAAGCTCACCGTCCGGGTCGAGGAAGATCCAACGATCGTCCAGCCGGCGCCCTTTTCGCGCGGGGAAACCGCGCTCGAACCCGCCAGCACCATTTCGGTCGAGGAAGAACGCAAGCCGATGTTCGATTTCCGCCCCGGCGCAAGCCTCGCCGATATCGTGAAATCGGTGAACGCGATCGGCGCATCGCCGGCCGATCTCGTCGCGATCCTCGAAGCGTTGAAGCAGGCCGGCGCGATGAAGGCGGAGTTGATCGTGCTATGA
- the ccmA gene encoding heme ABC exporter ATP-binding protein CcmA has protein sequence MTLATGVSRLAFDRVACLRGHRLLFERLSFALAPGDAALVTGPNGTGKSSLLRLAAGLLAPAAGTITRDGRIALADDRHALDPRHSLAAALGYWAGIDGGGKDPIDAALETVGLAAIAEVPVRMLSTGQAKRAGLARLIASGAAIWLLDEPGNGLDAASLTRLAAMMAAHRAAGGIILAASHQPLGLDDAQTITLTP, from the coding sequence ATGACGCTGGCGACCGGCGTTTCCCGGCTGGCATTCGATCGCGTCGCCTGTCTGCGCGGCCATCGCCTGCTGTTCGAACGGCTTAGCTTCGCGCTTGCCCCTGGCGACGCCGCCCTCGTCACCGGCCCCAACGGCACCGGCAAATCGAGCCTGCTGCGCTTGGCCGCCGGGCTGCTCGCCCCTGCCGCCGGCACCATCACCCGCGACGGCCGCATCGCGCTGGCCGATGATCGCCACGCGCTCGATCCGCGTCATTCGCTCGCCGCCGCGCTTGGCTATTGGGCGGGGATCGACGGCGGCGGCAAAGACCCCATCGACGCGGCACTCGAAACCGTGGGCCTGGCCGCCATCGCCGAAGTGCCGGTGCGGATGCTGTCCACCGGCCAGGCCAAGCGCGCCGGCCTTGCCCGCCTCATCGCCAGCGGCGCTGCCATCTGGCTGCTCGACGAACCCGGCAACGGCCTCGATGCCGCCTCGCTCACCCGCCTCGCCGCAATGATGGCCGCGCACCGCGCCGCCGGCGGGATCATCCTTGCCGCGAGCCACCAGCCCTTGGGGCTGGACGACGCGCAGACGATCACGCTCACGCCATGA
- a CDS encoding metallopeptidase family protein, whose amino-acid sequence MTATFAPSADDIEALARAALARIPQAFRDHMGNVALFVEDFADEETLASVDLEDPFDLTGLYHGTPIGQKSISDIAAMPDRIILYRRPLLDEWVETGVTLEALITHVVVHEVGHHFGLSDDDMHALEDAVG is encoded by the coding sequence ATGACCGCGACTTTCGCCCCCTCAGCCGACGATATCGAGGCGCTTGCCCGCGCGGCGCTGGCGCGCATCCCGCAAGCGTTCCGCGATCATATGGGCAATGTCGCCTTGTTCGTGGAAGATTTCGCCGACGAAGAGACGCTGGCCTCGGTCGATCTGGAAGATCCGTTCGACCTGACCGGCCTCTATCATGGCACCCCGATCGGCCAGAAATCGATCAGCGACATCGCCGCCATGCCCGATCGCATCATCCTCTATCGCCGCCCGTTGCTCGACGAATGGGTCGAAACCGGCGTCACGTTGGAAGCGCTGATCACCCATGTCGTCGTCCATGAAGTCGGCCATCATTTCGGCCTGTCGGATGATGATATGCACGCGCTGGAAGATGCCGTCGGATGA
- a CDS encoding 4a-hydroxytetrahydrobiopterin dehydratase encodes MIEALSEAERADALEALDEWEHDEARDAITRTFTFSDFAEAFGFMARVALVAEKMDHHPEWSNVWNRVEILLTTHDAGGLSTRDIVLAEAIDRMVG; translated from the coding sequence ATGATCGAAGCCTTGAGCGAAGCCGAACGCGCCGATGCGCTGGAAGCACTGGACGAATGGGAACATGACGAGGCGCGCGACGCGATCACGCGGACGTTCACCTTTTCCGATTTCGCCGAAGCGTTCGGGTTCATGGCCCGTGTCGCGCTGGTTGCCGAAAAGATGGATCACCATCCCGAATGGTCGAACGTGTGGAACCGGGTGGAAATATTGCTGACGACACATGATGCCGGCGGCCTTTCGACCCGCGATATCGTGCTGGCCGAAGCGATCGACCGGATGGTGGGATAA
- a CDS encoding heme exporter protein CcmB: MMILARILWRDLTHAFSGGGGALPLIFFLLVATLFPFAIGPDARLLAATGGGALWMAALLAALLPVDRLLEPDAQAGVLDQYAVRGISEEAIAAAKMLAHWLSFGPPLMIAALPAAALLKLDGATLARLEIGLALGTPGLAALALMTSALTLGLRGAGALAGLVMLPLAVPILIFGAGTLSAEDNGGLKLLAAASLLLVALAPFAAGAALRAARE; this comes from the coding sequence ATGATGATCCTCGCCCGCATCCTCTGGCGCGATCTGACGCACGCTTTTTCCGGCGGCGGCGGGGCGCTGCCGCTGATCTTCTTCCTGCTGGTCGCAACCTTGTTTCCCTTCGCCATCGGCCCAGATGCACGGCTGCTCGCCGCCACTGGCGGCGGGGCGCTTTGGATGGCGGCGTTGCTCGCCGCCCTCCTGCCCGTCGATCGCCTGCTCGAACCCGATGCGCAGGCCGGCGTGCTCGATCAATATGCCGTGCGCGGGATCAGCGAGGAAGCGATCGCCGCCGCCAAGATGCTTGCCCATTGGCTCAGCTTCGGCCCGCCCTTGATGATCGCCGCCCTTCCCGCCGCCGCGCTCCTCAAACTCGACGGCGCGACCTTGGCCCGGCTGGAAATCGGCCTCGCGCTCGGCACACCGGGCTTGGCCGCGCTCGCCTTGATGACCAGCGCGCTCACCTTGGGCCTGCGCGGTGCCGGTGCACTCGCCGGTCTCGTCATGCTGCCGCTCGCCGTCCCGATCCTGATCTTCGGCGCGGGAACGCTGTCGGCCGAGGATAATGGCGGCCTCAAGCTGCTGGCCGCCGCGTCGCTGCTGCTGGTGGCGCTGGCCCCGTTCGCAGCAGGGGCGGCGCTGCGGGCCGCGCGGGAGTAA
- a CDS encoding rod-binding protein has protein sequence MTTVAPLPIAAAGVSLASKPVDQAGLKKAAQQFEAIFLRQMISSMRSASLGEDILGSNASDQFRDMADARTADSMAEKGSLGIANTLLAQFSPPAAPTLSPGTVGLPIKGPAGLAVNPDK, from the coding sequence ATGACGACGGTTGCGCCCCTCCCCATCGCCGCTGCCGGCGTCAGCCTGGCGTCCAAGCCGGTCGATCAGGCCGGGCTGAAAAAGGCCGCGCAGCAGTTCGAGGCGATCTTTCTGCGCCAGATGATCTCGTCGATGCGCTCGGCCAGCCTTGGCGAAGACATTCTGGGATCCAACGCGAGCGATCAGTTTCGCGACATGGCCGATGCCCGCACCGCCGATTCCATGGCGGAAAAAGGCAGCCTCGGCATCGCCAACACGCTGTTGGCGCAGTTTTCGCCGCCCGCTGCGCCCACGCTCAGCCCCGGCACCGTCGGCCTGCCGATTAAAGGGCCGGCCGGGCTGGCCGTAAATCCTGACAAATGA
- the motA gene encoding flagellar motor stator protein MotA, whose protein sequence is MFAAIGLVVLLVMVFGGFAMTGGDLAPVMHAIPHEMLIIGGAAIGAVIAGNSMKELKQLGGGLVKVFKGPKYNKKDFLDVIFLVSSLMKMLRTDGPVALEPHIEDPKSSTIFQEYPKLTKDDTLVHLITDTLRLVVVSSGTLDPHAVEEVMDNALKTHHHDEIRPADMLQNLADALPALGIVAAVLGVVKTMGSIDKPPSILGGMIGSALVGTFLGVLLAYGIVGPFAGRCRQVIESDAAIYHVIKQIIIASLHGHPLPLVIEAARSSISHSNQPAFADVFDGMRGR, encoded by the coding sequence ATGTTCGCGGCAATCGGTCTGGTCGTTCTGCTGGTAATGGTATTCGGCGGATTCGCGATGACGGGCGGCGATCTCGCGCCGGTCATGCACGCCATCCCCCATGAAATGCTGATCATCGGTGGCGCCGCCATCGGTGCTGTGATCGCCGGCAATTCGATGAAGGAGCTGAAGCAGCTTGGCGGCGGACTGGTCAAGGTGTTCAAAGGCCCGAAATATAACAAGAAGGATTTTCTCGACGTCATCTTCCTGGTGTCGAGCCTGATGAAGATGCTGCGCACGGACGGCCCCGTCGCGCTCGAACCGCATATCGAGGATCCCAAATCCTCGACCATCTTTCAGGAATATCCCAAGCTCACCAAGGACGACACGCTCGTCCACCTCATCACCGATACGCTGCGCCTCGTCGTCGTCTCGTCGGGCACGCTCGATCCCCATGCGGTGGAAGAGGTGATGGATAACGCGCTCAAGACGCACCATCATGATGAAATCCGCCCGGCGGACATGCTCCAGAACCTCGCCGATGCGCTGCCGGCACTTGGCATCGTCGCCGCCGTGCTCGGCGTGGTCAAGACGATGGGATCGATCGACAAGCCGCCCTCCATTCTCGGTGGCATGATCGGCTCGGCACTCGTCGGCACCTTCCTCGGCGTGTTGCTGGCTTACGGCATCGTCGGTCCGTTCGCCGGGCGCTGCCGCCAGGTGATCGAAAGCGATGCGGCCATCTATCATGTCATCAAGCAGATCATCATCGCCTCGCTGCACGGCCACCCGCTGCCGCTGGTGATCGAAGCCGCGCGCTCCAGCATCAGCCATTCGAACCAGCCGGCCTTCGCCGATGTGTTCGATGGCATGCGCGGGCGCTGA
- the flgK gene encoding flagellar hook-associated protein FlgK produces the protein MSDLLSIGASGISAYKTALSAISDNVANSETPGFARRSTTQREQVASLPMNPTYRPGTIFAGTQITAITRAYDQFRDKEVHAASAEAGRADARARWLETAESAMDDGDTGMGARLTAFFNAADALAADPSGALPRRAFLQALDQTASAFRSAAQGLATTADGIARDAQSNVDAVNGNLEALAKLNLALRRSEPGTGAHASLLDERDRLVDAVSSRLNVDATFGENGTVTLKLAGNSQSSLVSGVTANPIAVAVAGNGGLTMFATVDGGTHAIALPGGTIGGLIDAAATVADRRASINAIATDFATTINTWSAGGLDAAGNPGAPLLTVGTPAAATMALAISDPDGVPAASTDGATVTANGNLIALQGLRAGGAEDRLAGLIAGHAQATAAARTEADVTGTRRDGALASRDAVTGIDLDREAAELIRFQQAYNASARIIQVARETMQSILDLF, from the coding sequence ATGAGCGATCTTCTCAGCATCGGTGCCTCGGGCATCTCCGCCTACAAGACGGCGCTTTCCGCGATCAGCGATAATGTCGCCAATTCGGAAACACCCGGCTTCGCGCGGCGCAGCACCACCCAGCGCGAGCAGGTTGCCTCGTTGCCGATGAACCCGACTTATCGGCCCGGCACGATCTTCGCCGGCACGCAGATCACCGCCATCACCCGCGCCTACGATCAGTTCCGCGACAAGGAAGTCCACGCCGCCAGCGCCGAAGCCGGCCGCGCCGATGCGCGCGCGCGCTGGCTGGAAACCGCCGAAAGCGCGATGGACGATGGCGATACGGGCATGGGCGCACGGCTGACCGCCTTCTTCAACGCCGCCGATGCGCTGGCGGCGGACCCGAGTGGCGCCCTGCCGCGCCGTGCGTTTCTGCAGGCGCTCGACCAGACGGCCAGCGCGTTTCGTTCCGCCGCGCAGGGGCTGGCGACCACCGCCGACGGTATCGCCAGGGATGCCCAGTCCAACGTCGATGCGGTCAATGGCAATCTCGAGGCGCTGGCCAAGCTCAACCTCGCGTTGCGCCGGTCGGAACCCGGCACCGGGGCGCATGCCAGCCTGCTGGACGAACGCGACCGGCTGGTCGATGCGGTGTCGTCGCGGCTGAATGTCGACGCCACGTTCGGCGAAAATGGCACGGTGACCTTGAAACTGGCCGGCAATTCGCAATCGTCGCTGGTCTCCGGCGTCACCGCCAATCCGATCGCCGTTGCGGTTGCGGGCAATGGCGGCCTCACGATGTTCGCCACGGTCGATGGCGGCACGCATGCGATCGCGCTGCCCGGCGGCACGATCGGCGGGCTGATCGACGCGGCCGCCACCGTCGCCGATCGACGCGCCAGCATCAATGCGATCGCCACTGATTTTGCCACGACGATCAACACCTGGTCGGCCGGCGGGCTGGATGCCGCGGGCAATCCGGGCGCGCCCTTGCTCACCGTCGGCACCCCGGCCGCGGCCACGATGGCGCTGGCGATCAGCGATCCCGATGGGGTGCCGGCTGCATCGACCGATGGCGCAACCGTCACCGCCAACGGCAACCTGATCGCGTTGCAGGGCCTGCGCGCCGGGGGGGCCGAAGATCGGCTGGCCGGCCTGATCGCCGGCCACGCACAGGCCACCGCCGCCGCGCGCACCGAAGCCGACGTTACCGGCACCCGCCGTGATGGCGCGCTGGCGTCGCGCGATGCGGTGACGGGCATCGATCTCGATCGCGAAGCCGCCGAACTGATCCGTTTCCAGCAGGCCTACAACGCCTCGGCGCGGATCATTCAGGTCGCGCGCGAAACCATGCAATCCATCCTCGACCTGTTCTGA